In Drosophila subpulchrella strain 33 F10 #4 breed RU33 chromosome X, RU_Dsub_v1.1 Primary Assembly, whole genome shotgun sequence, the DNA window ACTGATCCGATCCGATGGAGAAGGTAGAAGCTGTGACTGTGCCCACCGTGGATGCGTACCGCCGCCTGCTGAACAAGGCGGTGTCCCAGATGCTGTTGGACAAGGGCGCCGGCCAGGCGAGTAGCCAGTGCCTTGAGACGCTCACCCAGATGTTGCAGGCGCGTAAGTTGAATTCATAGCACAGGGTGCACAGTACATGGTACACGGCCCAGGTTAACCATTTACCCCATGTCTAGTGATTGGGGAGATCGGCAATTCGTCGCACAACTACTGCGAACTAAGCGGACGCACCATGCCCACCGTGGGCGATGTCAGCCTGGCCCTCATCAACATGGGCATCTCCATTTCCAGCCTGGATCCGTACATGCGCAAGGAGACGCATGCCGGCATCCCACTGCCGCCACAGCAGACCCAGCAGCGCCAGCTGAGCCTGCTCCAGGCGGGCAGCAAGTCCTCGCATCCGCACTATGTGCCCAGCTATTTTCCGGCCATGCCGGATCCACACGCCTACATCCGCACGCCCACTCACAAGCAGCCGGTCACGGAGTACGAGGCCATTCGCGAGAAGGCCGCCTGCCAGAAGCGCGACATCGAGAAGGCGCTCACCAAGTTCCTTTGCAAGACCACGGAGACCAACAACCTCTTTCCCACCGAGGACAATATGTTTCCCTGTAAGAGGCCTTGATGTAACCCCAGTATCTCGTAAATTAACCTTTAATTTCGCCCAGTAATTGCCTGCAAGCCAGCCTTTCCGCCCTATGCAGCCGCCTTGAATCCCACAGATCAGGTGTTTGACTTTGAGGAGCTGGAGTATCACTATCTGGTGGCCAATCGCACTGAAGATGTGCCCAGCAAGGGTGAGTACTTTCTTCTGGATAAACAAATACCCAGATTCTAACTTCTTGCTCCCCTTTCAGAGGACGGCGAAGAGGGCGACAGCGAGAACGAGGAGATGGACGGGGACAAGTCCAAGGAGGAGAAGCCCGAGCTAGAGATCAAGCCAAATTCCACCACCAACAAGGCTATTTTGGAGAACCCCAACATAGATAATCCCTATTTGCGTGCCGCCACGCTGCCCAAGCGTTCCAAAACTGGACCGACTCCAGGAATAATGCCCAGCCGTGGTCTGGCCGGCACGGCGCCATCGGTACCCACTCCCTCTACCCTAGAGATAACCAAAAATATCATCTAAGTGAAGCATGCGGTTTTGAATATTGTTAGAACATCTgatattgttttaaataaataacattaacTGCGCTCATACATAGTATTAATAATAGTACAATAATAGTATAATGCCACGTATAAAATAAACAGTTTATACTTTGTTTTCAAATCTGGTgtatatttaaacattttttaatatcagGTGCAATATATAAAGAATGAGTTGGGCGCCTGATGAAAAAAGGTTTTTAGGAATgactatatatttattttattttatattttagatTTTAGACATTATATTGACTTTTGGGGAATGTCAACcagatatt includes these proteins:
- the LOC119556677 gene encoding transcription initiation factor TFIID subunit 8, which translates into the protein MEKVEAVTVPTVDAYRRLLNKAVSQMLLDKGAGQASSQCLETLTQMLQALIGEIGNSSHNYCELSGRTMPTVGDVSLALINMGISISSLDPYMRKETHAGIPLPPQQTQQRQLSLLQAGSKSSHPHYVPSYFPAMPDPHAYIRTPTHKQPVTEYEAIREKAACQKRDIEKALTKFLCKTTETNNLFPTEDNMFPLIACKPAFPPYAAALNPTDQVFDFEELEYHYLVANRTEDVPSKEDGEEGDSENEEMDGDKSKEEKPELEIKPNSTTNKAILENPNIDNPYLRAATLPKRSKTGPTPGIMPSRGLAGTAPSVPTPSTLEITKNII